The following proteins are co-located in the Besnoitia besnoiti strain Bb-Ger1 chromosome Unknown contig00007, whole genome shotgun sequence genome:
- a CDS encoding uncharacterized protein (encoded by transcript BESB_071670) translates to FFSEPEEAPAREKAPRGSRRAGAKTDDDCEERAAACAPAPSFSLASLESLQRADVFSMGATFVEIFTAEASGRQQHVVDLPFLLQLRSALLQQRTPQLQEVSVRGAVRPRQRESEAASAGASTRAARDASGARDADSARPSGCRHEEEAGEGERQLSHGQRGDSQAEASPVQAVEERSEGDARRRGRSRGSRSPARSASSGLGRVAPPPAVKRALQSIESSRVRRALEEILLRQPEERRTALECLEGWGSPGSSSAFFPPAFFSCFFPLFTVLTHPSYQQPDARLLLIRRFLPHFVAATLQRRRSRGGLRNASGSAAARERRRRGIEEERRVLQVLDAAVDQLVVRVDPQVMFQSILHGALTSPNCTAVATLVSAWSSSRRREALAGSAAAASVLGTAYRDPSEVLSAPPSRVSLSAPSLAAAAGGVRPSLDGLEGAPLGDAASPPAQRKGGGVQAREAAREAEAAATGAAAAVGGFSEVPHPDLSLDSARRFSTKLLALWKKSRALAVEKRLAAADVARELEADRRALYDGLFLPAEAGAPSSVASLFEEEERLFAGSAGDGERASRASARGEVEGEEAQEDEVEAGSGVASVCSASHTSPFLAASRDEFAFLASFYDPELVSYPSLAALFQAAAWGGAPGASSPAAVSLRRGTAAILAELIGSTLQHCNSPHVRACGVSMLAFLARFSSLHGLLKCVLPYLLRALDDAVPAVRIAALRALPAALSQIYLPRDSASAGGQCTRATPEPGRREPGSRPCARPAGAGDEEDRRRERRQASADAAREKKVSFASRDAAGRARRERDSDDSQREEEGYAIDASSEDNEAEGDAFDDRAAARGLAGGSFDFLLFFCQTVLPRAQQLATGDGEISVRLAVAGELPRLLVAMRHCLELQSAAQATAFVLARGAASAAPPPHDFEETRAPSVVLLRDARVQQLRAAVKPVLQQLLTSRQPAERLALLESVNVLAEFLGPEETQQFLLPYLIMQVNDPLAPSIRAAVALAFGRVGLQLGGTRGTVETCILPCCEQALIDAREEVLLAALHALQLLASAGLLAAVSSSRRDAGATGAAAGGRRGGVGVLSPLSLTLGLLQSRVLPLLAMPAAAVRGEVLHLLRRLEAAWGRAASFALLLPLLEPFTKSRGAEPTAAGGAVPEGAHAGREAAAEAPPRLLLSVGDLPRVLRPPLARAVYVRLLEPRFRGAFAALAAAVAAADRGEFEADALAQLVFHGDDARASRPRPAQGARAAAGLPSVGDVRGAGGRSAKAESSEAASRCSSTSDADSGPDTDDEEADEDPPAARMQRLFADFEGWCGRPQQPASPSPSPACWTDLVVRFLVFARARFSSSSSSDSFRLPSSPRARALSSAAAEAELGGRALCRAQLEALGLLLGLRPADRRALLLLLPYLRSVDRAAPPAGFSLAALPCLSPVCLSKPSAARGDAQAHILRALSGVDQLDEALPAGEPLTLVEDESDGGEAEETGGEEVAAGDREPARAPRAGPTVCPCSRPPQTEADFLMSCLMSPPLPAAAHSLPSLRLSPLQALLPLLPASLVSSSSCEIASLLPVCLVLCLRRQEVDGRAGGRAAALALRDAAEGARVRGAEVCDAAAEIVRDLEEAGRAATGAAQLLAVAAAAAAGARQPLPSLQQAMLGLPAPGEELADLLSRDDASRLSGLAPFELFQAAVVGATAASRLRPRSFLEYSMASTPSAAGAGDDRAARAFCLPLPLQRDWRCVVLGLPRRPSLEVGRLLRGGAGADAGALNLYSYLTASPPVFLLRHPLLVQPHASAASRDAGPGAASRRAYAAAVSASSLLLAPPHFNAPLAPPAAGPASAGGSTSDGATRALAVGSPGDAGAFASAVLGPVGGVMRLLPGSAPQGLSRPGGGAALAPSAAGGDAKGEASLAGAAARAGTGAQETAGVGLPPGAAGPHDGWQVGSRPGASTTGPGPLGALHGRSGAQATTSRGGVDDAARAGAAGGGSLQSGAQASARPGAGEGWASGSGGVAGPATTGCGVVLCAVPGVADMAKWRPKGQLVGMLLAQELTGARLVDGASWSGDGGKRARRELKKKGAADCRVQLASTEDGRLLVTGCMETAEGQIAAWGCADLVRHGRAYPLATWAVPSPLSATTLKFLHNARALAVGASDGSCRVYRVDGGGSTLSAYSRTPPSSAAGGAGGAADLLLTLPSPAFPLFSPSSLSSSLVLRLQMPRRGASASAPSHRLPEERFLFRTLLPASLQSPSPFFSAWRPSLGSLSLASLSRTPSYEALLAASAARAAGAAAAGVRGVVGIDHFDSCFEQLLFFLLENGHIGGYDLRASSSPVFSAAALPPWWGLPTAQSVSSDGKFVCLGTAGGVILLFDLRLLLPLQAWRMRQRRNFGEDEEASDRPAPVILQLRPCPLHLLRSDRRKPWASPHRPARNAPLAAAVSAPGGAPAQGSGAESEAKAGKSAADAASAAPDSCLAPVSSFATQTSGAAHAEFLLHDQQEGASGAGRTRDCLFLALLGGDAGAAVVLDVEAGQVVATFSSSCFPAAEGCAFEDGDFEEEGAWNGSNPECVDAEEAFGGTRRHESYETARGDFAPSCVESWAAEDGAMCSPLYWLEALPLASLLSPPVRAPVSPAGLEAGLAATALSPHCPRCLFVPPALRGPPTFFLTAGNDRCIRYWGLEDLALSYLGDKRGERRHAEMSLFRASLGSAGDSNQLADYTNQLADYSSQLAGSVVFRRRRGADAYVVAAPEDSCAHRGTEGRDSDGLRLGTQASGGDTASLFTYEILEEDLFIHLNSEEGATADAHTVVHVQEICRRHGPRYALRPATAGPERRSRRPPAGDGEKAGRAQDRAGEEGPRSGAHVSGERGDGLSERDAQGASSALGRPRRLSRGMFSDVCGTSEGESDGPGGSRRSSLFTPKAGARPRCCCCQPAGGSSCRSVGRAGADAHSAWFDSEFSLSGEEKESHVALGHTGREDLLRDAGPKPPSVQHRDAILDLAFVELQQQLLLVSSGRDGVVKIWR, encoded by the exons GTTTTTTTCAGAGCCTGAAGAGGCTCCTgcgcgggagaaggcgccgcgggggtcgcgccgcgcgggcgccaagACTGACGACGActgcgaagagcgcgcggccgcgtgcgcgccggcgccgtcttTCTCACTGGCCTCTCTGgagtcgctgcagcgcgccgacgtCTTCTCCATGGGCGCGACGTTCGTTGAGATCTTCACGGCGGAGGCCAGCGGGCGGCAACAGCACGTGGTCGACTTGCCTTTCCTCCTGCAACTGCGGagtgcgctgctgcagcagcgcactCCGCAGTTGCAGGAGGTGAGCGTGCGGGGGGCGGTGCGGCCTCGCCAGCgggagagcgaagcggcctctgctggcgCCTCAACGCGGGCGGccagagacgcgagcggcgcgcgcgacgcagactctgcgcggccgtctgGCTGCAgacacgaagaagaggcaggcgagggcgagaggcagcTATCGCATGgccagcgcggcgacagccaggcggaggcgtcgccagTGCAGGCCGtggaggagagaagcgagggggatgcgaggcgcaggggccgttcgcgcggctcgcgtaGTCCAGCGCGTTCAGCCTCGAGTGGCTTagggcgcgtcgcgccgcctccggccgTGAAGCGCGCCCTTCAGAGCATCGAGAGCTCGCgggtgcgccgcgcgctcgaggagattctgctgcggcagccagaGGAGCGGCGAACGGCGCTGGAGTGTCTCGAGGGCTGGGGCAGCCCTGGGAgctccagcgccttctttccgccggccttcttctcctgcttCTTCCCGCTCTTCACCGTGCTTACGCATCCGAGCTACCAACAAcccgacgcgcggctgctgctcatCCGCAGGTTTCTGCCGCACTTTGTCGCCGCGACCCtccagcgaagacgcagcagaggcggcctgcgcaaCGCCTCTgggagcgcggctgcgcgagagagacgacgccgagggatagaagaggagaggcgcgttCTGCAGGtgctcgacgccgccgttGATCAGCTCGTGGTCCGCGTGGATCCGCAGGTCATGTTTCAG tctATCCTCCACGGCGCACTGACGTCCCCCAACTGCACAGCGGTCGCCACCCTCGTGAGCGCCTGGagctcgtcgcgccggcgcgaagccCTGGCGgggtctgcagcggcggcttcgGTTTTGGGTACCGCGTATCGCGATCCTTCAGAGGTTCTttcggcgcctccttctcgcgtctctctgtccgCGCCGAGCcttgcggccgccgccggcggcgttcGGCCTTCTCTGGACGGCctggaaggcgcgccgctgggcgatgcagcgtcgcctccggcgcagcgCAAGGGCGGAGGCGTACAGGcaagagaagccgcgcgagaagccgaggcagcggcgaccggggcggctgcagcggttGGAGGCTTCAGCGAAGTGCCGCACCCTGACTTGTCGCTCGACTCCGCGCGGAGGTTCTCCACCaagctgctggcgctctgGAAGAAAAGCCGAGCGCTGGCAGTCGAGAAGCGCTTG gcggcggcggacgtggcgcgcgagctcgaggcCGATCGGCGCGCGCTGTACGACGGCCTGTTTCttccggcggaggcgggggctccatcctctgtcgcctcgctgtttgaggaggaggagcggctgttcgcgggctccgcgggcgacggagagcggGCCTCAAGGGCCTCCGCTCGTGGCGAagtcgagggcgaggaggcgcaggaagaTGAGGTTGAGGCGGGGTCTGGAGTTGCGTCGGTGTGCTCTGCGTCTCACACGTCGCCCTTtctggcggcgtcgcgggatGAATTCGCTTTCCTTGCCTCCTTCTACGATCCGGAGCTCGTGTCATACCCTTCGCTTGCCGCGCTCTTTCAGGCAGCCGCgtggggcggcgcgcctggggcctcgagccccgcggcggtctcgctgcggcgggggaCGGCGGCGATTCTCGCCGAGTTGATTGGGAGCACGCTCCAGCACTGCAACTCGCCGCAtgtgcgcgcatgcggcgtgTCGATGCTTGCGTTTCTCGCACGCTTTTCGTCGCTGCATGGGCTGCTGAAGTGCGTCTTGCCCTACTtgctccgcgccctcgacgacgccgtGCCCGCTGTGAGAATCGCAGCCCTCCGTGCGCTGCCCGCAGCCCTATCGCAGATCTACCTCCCGCGCgactctgcctctgcgggggGGCAATGCacccgcgcgacgccggagcCCGGCAGGCGCGAGCCGGGAAGCAGACCTtgcgcgaggccggcgggcgccggcgacgaggaggacaggcgacgcgagaggagacaggccagcgcggatgcggcgcgggagaagaaagTCTCGTTTGCCTCGCGTGACGCCGCGGGTCGAGCCAGGCGCGAGCGGGACAGCGACGATTCTCaacgcgaagaggaagggTACGCCATCGACGCGTCTAGCGAAGACaacgaagcagaaggagaTGCCTTTGATGaccgggcggcggcgcggggatTGGCGGGGGGGTCGTTCgattttctcctcttcttctgccagacggtgctgccgcgtgcgcagcagctggcgacCGGCGATGGCGAAATCTCGGTtcggctcgccgtcgcaggGGAGCTTCCTAGGCTCCTCGTGGCGATGCGGCACTGCCTCGAGCTCCAAtctgctgcgcaggcgacggcgtttGTGCTCGCGAGAGGAGCGgcatccgcggcgcctcctcctcacgACTTCgaggagactcgcgcgccgtcg GTCGTTCTGCTTCGcgacgcgcgtgtgcagcagctgcgtgcaGCAGTGAAGccggtgctgcagcagctgctgacgAGCCGGCAGCCTGCggagcgtctcgcgcttctggAGAGCGTCAACGTCCTGGCGGAGTTCCTTGGTCccgaagagacgcagcaATTCCTCCTTCCGTACCTGATCATGCAGGTGAACGACCCGCTAGCGCCCTCGAttcgcgcggctgtcgcgctcgCATTCGGGCGCGTTGGGCTCCAGCTCGGCGGCACGCGCGGGACTGTGGAGACATGCATTCTCCCCTGCTGCGAACAAGCGCTgatcgacgcgcgcgaggaagtcctcctcgccgcgctgcatgcgctgcagcttctgGCGAGTGCaggtctcctcgcggctgtctcgAGTTCAcgacgcgacgcgggcgccactggcgcggccgcgggggggcGCCGGGGGGGCGTCGGGGtgctgtcgcctctgtctctgacGCTCGGCCTGCTCCAGTCGCGCGTCTtgccgctgctcgccatgCCGGCAGCGGCTGTGCGGGGCGAGGTGCTGCAtctcctgcgtcgtctcgaggccgcgtgggggcgcgcggcgagcttcgcgctgctgctgccgctgctggagcCCTTCACGAAGTCGCGGGGGGCGGAgccgaccgcggcgggcggggctgtcccggagggcgcgcatgcaggtcGCGAAGCGGCAGCCGAGGCCCCTCCGAGGCTGCTGCTGAGTGTCGGCGACCTCCCGCGAgttctgcggccgcctctcgcgcgcgctgtaTACGTACGCCTGTTGGAGCCGCGCTTCCGCGGAGCCTTTGCGGCgcttgcggcggcggtcgccgcggcagatCGCGGGGAGTttgaggcagacgcgcttgcgcagctcgtcttccatggcgacgacgcccgcgcctcgcggccgaggcctgcgcaaggcgcgcgcgccgccgcggggcttcCGAGTGTGGGCGATGTGCGCGGGGCCGGAGGCCGCAGTGCGAAGGCGGAGTCGTCCGAAGCGGCGAGTCGATGCAGCAGCACCTCTGACGCAGATTCGGGGCCGGATaccgacgacgaagaggccgacgaagacccgccagcggcgcgcatgcagcgtctCTTTGCCGATTTCGAGGGCTGGTGCGgtcgcccgcagcagccCGCCAGCCCCTCGCCGAGCCCAGCGTGCTGGACGGATCTCGTCGTGCGGTTCCTCGTCTTTGCACGCGCGCGgttctcctcgtcttcttcgtcggactcctttcgtcttccttcttcgccgcgcgcgcgtgcgttgtcttcggctgcggctgaggccgagctgggcggacgcgcgctgtgccgcgcgcagctcgaggcCCTGGGGCTGCTCCTGGGTCTCCGGCCCGCagaccgccgcgcgctgctgctgctgctccccTACCTGCGCAGCGTcgaccgcgcggcgcctcccgcggggTTCAGCCTCGCCGCACTGCCGTGTCTCTCGCCGGTGTGCCTGTCGAAGCcctctgccgctcgcggcgacgcccagGCCCAcatcctccgcgcgctctcgGGCGTCGACCAACTCGACGAGGCGCTCcccgcgggcgagccgctgACTCTCGTTGAGGACGaaagcgacggaggcgaggccgaggagacaggTGGCGAAGAGGTCGCAgcgggcgaccgcgagccggcgcgcgcgccgcgcgcggggccGACAGTCTGCCCCTGCTCGCGACCGCCGCAGACCGAGGCCG ACTTCCTCATGAGCTGTTTGATGTCGCCGCCactccctgcggcggcgcactcgctgccctctctgcggctgtcgccgctgcaggcgctgttgccgcttcttccggcgtcgctcgtcagcagcagctcgtgcgagatcgcctcgctgctgccggtcTGCCTGGTGCTTTGTCTCCGTCGTCAAGAGGTCGATggacgcgcgggcggccgcgcggccgcgctggcgcttcgggacgcggccgaaggcgcccgggtgcgcggggcggaggtctgcgacgccgcggcggagatcgTCCGCGACCTGGAGGAAgcagggcgagcggcgacgggcgccgcgcagctcctggccgtcgccgccgccgcagccgctggcgcccgccagccgctgccttctctccaACAGGCGATGCTCGGGCTGCCGGCCCCTGGCGAA GAACTGGCGGATCTCCTCTCCCGTGACGACGCGTCCCGCCTCTCAGGTCTGGCGCCCTTCGAGCTCTTCCAGGCGGCGGTCGTgggggcgacggccgcaAGCCGCTTGCGGCCGCGCTCGTTTTTAG AGTATTCGATGGCatcgacgccgagcgcggccggcgctggcgacgatcgggctgcgcgggcgttctgtctgccgctgcctctgcaaCGCGACTGGCGGTGTGTGGTGCTgggcctgccgcggcggccctcCCTCGAAGTGgggcggctcctgcgcgggggcgcgggcgccgacgcgggcgcacTGAATCTGTATTCCTACCTGACAGCGTCACCGCCAGTGTTCCTTCTTCGTCATCCGCTGCTCGTCCAGCCGCAcgcttctgcggcgtcgcgtgaCGCCgggcccggcgccgcctcgcggcgcgcctacgcggccgccgtctcagcgtcctctctcctgcTGGCGCCCCCGCACTTTAACGCCCCGCTTGCCCCGCCTGCCGCTgggcccgcctccgccggcgggtCGACAAGCGACGGGGCGACACGCGCGCTCGCAGTTGGGTCtccgggcgacgcaggggccTTCGCATCCGCAGTCCTCGGgcccgtcggcggcgtcatgcgcctcctcccgGGCTCTGCTCCGCAGGGGCTTTCTCGCCCGGGTGGGggtgcggcgctcgccccgtctgcggccggcggagacgcgaagggtgaagcctctctcgcaggcgccgcggcgcgcgccggcacgGGCGCCCAGGAGACTGCGGGTGTGGGCCTGCCGCCGGGGGCGGCAGGCCCGCACGACGGATGGCAGGTCGGGTCTCGCCCCGGGGCCTCCACGACGGGCCCGGGCCCGCTTGGAGCCCTGCACGGTCGGAGCGGGGCACAGGCGACGACTTCGCGGGGGGGGgtcgacgacgccgcgcgcgcgggggccgcgggTGGGGGCAgcctgcagagcggcgcTCAGGCGAGCGCACGCCCaggggcgggcgagggctGGGCGTCGGGCTCGGGGGGCGTGGCGGGGCCCGCGACGACGGGATGCGGAGTCGTGCTATGTGCAGTGCCGGGCGTCGCGGACATGGCGAAGTGGCGCCCCAAGGGACAGCTCGTTGGCATGCTTCTCGCGCAGGAGCTCACGGGCGCGCGTCTGGTCGACGGCGCGAGCtggagcggagacggcggaaagcgcgcgcggagagagctAAAGAAAAAAGGAGCGGCGGACTGCCGCGTGCAGCTAGCCAGCACGGAGGATGGCAGACTCCTCGTCACCGGCTGTATGGAAACTGCAGAGGGACAAATCGCAGCGTGGGGCTGCGCGGATCTCGTTAGGCACGGTCGAG CGTACCCCCTGGCGACGTGGGCtgtgccgtcgcctctgtcggCGACGACTCTCAAGTTCCTTCacaacgcgcgcgcgctggcggtggGAGCTTCTgacggcagctgccgcgtgtATCGCGTCGACGGGGGCGGGTCGACTCTATCTGCGTACTCGCGcacgcctccctcctctgcggcgggcggcgcaggcggtgcAGCCGATCTGCTTCTTACGCTCCCTTCCCCGGCGTTTCCGcttttctcgccttcctcgctctcctcgtcgctcgtgctgcgtctgcagatgCCCCGAAGAGGTGCATCCGCCTCGGCCCCGTCGCACAGGCTGCCCGAAGAGCGCTTCCTGTTTCGCACCCTGCTtcccgcgtcgctgcagtctccttcgccctTCTTTTCCGCTTGGCGGCCTTCCCTGGGCTCGttgtctctcgcgtctctgtcgcggACGCCCTCGTACGAGGccctgctggcggcgagcgcggcgcgcgccgcaggagcggcggcggcgggagttCGGGGCGTCGTGGGCATCGATCACTTTGACAGCTGCTTCGAACAGTTGctgtttttccttctcgaaAACGGGCACATCGGCGGCTACGActtgcgcgcctcctcgtcgccagtgttctccgccgcggccctgcCCCCTTGGTGGGGTCTGCCGACGGCCCAGAGTGTCTCCTCGGACGGCAAGTTCGTCTGCTTGGGGACTGCGGGCGGCGTCATTCTCCTCTTCGATCTACGTCTgctccttcctctgcaggcctggcgcatgcgccagagACGGAATttcggagaagacgaggaggcgagcgaccgcCCCGCGCCTGTCATTCTTCAGCTGCGGCCCTGCCCGCTGCACCTGCTGCGGAGCGACCGGAGAAAGCCCTGGGCGAGTCCGCACCGCCCCGCGCGCAACGCtcccctggcggcggcggtctccgcgcctggaggcgcgccggcgcaggggaGCGGCGCTGAgtcggaggcgaaggctggaaagagcgcagcggacgcggcctctgccgcgcccgaCAGCTGCTTGGCGCCGGTCAGTTCGTTCGCGACGCAGACGTCTGGggcagcgcacgcggagTTCCTCCTCCACGACCAGCAGGAAGGTGCTTCCGGCGCGGGCCGGACTCGAGACTGTCTCTTTCTGGCTCTtctcggcggagacgcaggcgccgcggttGTGCTGGATGTCGAGGCAGGCCAGGTTGTCGCCACCTTTTCCAGCAGCTGTTTTCCTGCCGCCGAAGGGTGTGCGTTTGAAGACGGCGATTTCGAGGAAGAAGGTGCTTGGAACGGCAGCAATCCGGAGTGCGttgacgcagaagaggcctTTGGGGGGACACGGAGACACGAATCTTATGAGACGGCACGCGGCGACTTTGCTCCCTCGTGTGTGGAGTCTTGGGCAGCCGAAGACGGGGCGATGTGCTCGCCTCTCTACTGGCTCGAGGCCCTGCCACTCGCCTCGTTGCTGTCTCCCCCAGTCCGCGCGCCGGTGTCTCCAGCGGGTCTGGAGGCGGgtctcgccgcgaccgcgctcTCCCCGCACTGTCCCCGATGTCTCTTCGTGcctccggcgctgcgcggcccgCCCACATTCTTCCTCACGGCGGGCAACGACCGCTGCATCCGATACTGGGGTTTGGAGGACCTGGCGCTGTCCTATTTAGGCGAcaagcgcggcgagaggcgccatGCAGAGATGTCGCTCTTCCGTGCCTCGCTGGGCTCGGCAGGCGACTCGAACCAGCTCGCGGACTACACGAACCAGCTCGCGGACTACTCGAGCCAGCTCGCGGGCTCGGTTGTTTTTCGCcgtcgacgaggcgccgaTGCGTACGTGGTCGCCGCACCCGAAGACTCATGTGCACATCGCGGTACCGAAGgccgcgacagcgacggTCTAAGGCTCGGGACCCAGgcaagcggcggagacacggcGTCTCTCTTCACGTACGAAATCCTGGAGGAGGATCTGTTTATTCACTTGaacagcgaggaaggagccACTGCGGACGCGCACACCGTCGTCCACGTCCAGGAGATCTGCCGGCGCCACGGTCCTCGCTACGCCCTGCGCCCCGCGACCGCCGGGCCAgagcggcggtcgcggaggccccctgccggcgacggcgaaaagGCGGGACGCGCCCAAGACCgtgcaggcgaggaaggcccgcGAAGTGGAGCCCATGTGtcgggagagcgaggcgacgggctcagcgagcgcgacgcgcagggcgcgtcgtcggcgctggggcggccgcggagactctcCCGCGGCATGTTTTCGGATGTATGCGGGACGTcggaaggagagagcgacggccccggcgggtcgcggcgctcttcACTCTTCACGCCTAaagccggcgcgcgcccgcgctgctgctgctgtcagCCGGCAGGGGGCAGTTCGTGTCGAAGCGTTgggcgcgcgggggcggaTGCCCACTCCGCGTGGTTCGACTCCGAGTTCTCCCTTtcgggcgaggagaaggaatcGCACGTGGCGCTGGGGCACACGGGCCGCGAAGACCTCCTCCGGGACGCGGGCCCGAAGCCCCCCTCCGTTCAGCACCGCGACGCGATCCTTGACCTCGCGTTCGttgagctgcagcagcagctgcttctcgtctcctccggccGAGACGGCGTCGTGAAGATCTGGAGATaa
- a CDS encoding uncharacterized protein (encoded by transcript BESB_071680) → MLFCQASACHAGARTALRARRRFHASFSSLSPASGDPVWRQLPGAPAGVSAVARLPAGGASVSATTAGAPESSPSHRRNPHETGGGAPAGAVSYETLAGIPWMSRGRLCSVVEAVTERGPYDVATWNKLLCRAAAISASLSAQDIGRLVVSMAKVKYFHPGLLRKLARLAQQRIEEADALACSGILYSYSSLNCYDPALFQAVCSRLKKREVMRGCQLFPLSLALSACVREKIVDEEFFLAAGERLSELLPGCKLSDHQSVALILNGLARLFNLQQQAKFSRAGAPAQDASGEDTPSAAASAAAQLDLKDLLWKISSSLPPLLPAMNLQSLTVVLNALSRLRSLCAVPPEVIALTCDALAPRAHKLTALQAVIVLNALAKLRLGGQTELVEAVLGQLRERAHHLPPQAVCLTIKALSALRLKDRRLEEELERQVCLTFHHFSTAEVAMLKAACWRWPHVPASLENFLNEESGEAPDAEAMSPEADRPPL, encoded by the exons ATGCTTTTCTGTCAAGCGTCTGCTTGCCACGCGGGCGCACGtacggcgctgcgcgcgcggagacgcttccACGCGAGCTTCTCatcgctctcgccggcgtctggaGATCCTGTTTGGCGTCAGCTGCCGGGGGCGCCAGCCGGCGTCTCGGCGGTCGCGCGGCTTCCCGCAGGAGGGGCGAGTGTCTCCGCGACCACCGCCGGCGCCCCAGAGAGCAGCCCCAGCCATCGCCGCAATCCGCACGAGACCGGCgggggcgcgcctgcgggcgccgttTCCTACGAGACACTCGCAGGAATCCCCTG GATGAGCCGCGGACGACTGTGCAGCGTCGTGGAGGCGGTGACTGAGCGCGGGCCGTACGACGTGGCAACGTGGAACAAGCTGCTTTGCCGC gcggcggcgataAGCGCCTCTCTGTCCGCGCAGGACATCGGACGGCTGGTCGTCTCCATGGCGAAGGTAAAGTATTTCCATCCGGGGCTGCTGCGGAAACTCGCCCGcttggcgcagcagcgcatcgaggaggcggacgcgctcgCATGCTCAG GGATTCTCTACAGCTACAGCTCGCTCAACTGCTACGACCCCGCTCTCTTCCAGGCGGTGTGTAGTCGCCTCAAG AAACGCGAGGTGATGAGGGGCTGTCagctctttcctctctccttg GCTCTGTCGGCCTGCGTGCGTGAGAAGATCGTGGATGAGGAATTTTTTCTGGCGGCCGGTGAGCGGCTCTCGGAGCTCTTGCCAGGCTGCAAGCTCAGCGACCACCAGA gcgtcgccctcaTTCTCAACGGGCTTGCGAGACTCTTCAACCTTCAGCAGCAAGCAAAGTTCTCGCGTGCCGGCGCTCctgcgcaggacgcgagcggagaggacacgccgtctgccgcggcctccgctgcagcacAGCTGGATCT AAAAGATCTTCTTTGGAAGATTTCTTCGTCGCTGCCCCCTCTGTTGCCGGCGATGAACCTTCAGTCTCTCACCGTGGTGCTCAAcgcgctctcgcggctcaggtcgctctgcgccgttcCA CCGGAAGTGATTGCGCTCACGTGCGACGCGcttgcgcctcgcgcccacAAG CTGACTGCGCTTCAAGCTGTGATAGTTCTCAACGCGCTCGCGAAGCTGAGACTTGGCGGACAGACGGAGCTTGTTGAGGCCGTCCTTGGACAA ctccgaGAGCGCGCGCACCACTTGCCCCCGCAGGCTGTTTGTCTGACTATCAAGGCACTCTCGGCGTTGCGTTTGAAAG ATCGGAGACTCGAGGAGGAGCTAGAGAGACAAGTCTGCTTAACCTTTCACCACTTCTCGACAGCTGAAGTGGCCATG CTCAAGGCTGCGTGCTGGCGATGGCCGCACGTCCCTGCCAGCTTGGAGAACTTTCTGAAtgaggagagcggcgaagcgcccgacgcggaggcgatgTCACCGGAGGCTGATAGACCGCCGCTGTAG
- a CDS encoding uncharacterized protein (encoded by transcript BESB_071660), whose translation MSTSPGLAFANLTLLLDVPQLPAIWAVNVWREVKGFFTEMRTLAGTADLLYPNNRYNPQNEQTNRMGRARKYNNDAWMFGTPY comes from the exons ATGTCGACCAGCCCCGG GCTTGCGTTCGCCAACCTCACACTTCTGCTGGACGTTCCGCAGCTTCCAGCGATCTGGGCGGTCAATGTGTGGAGAGAGGTCAAGGGATTCTTCACCGAGATGAGGACACTCGCCGGGACTGCTGACCTGCTGTATCCGAACAATCGCT ACAACCCGCAGAACGAGCAGACGAACCGCAtgggccgcgcgcggaagtACAACAACG ACGCCTGGATGTTCGGGACTCCGTATTGA